A window of Nonomuraea angiospora genomic DNA:
TCGATCAGGTTGCCCACGATCGTGACGAGCTCGCGCGGGTCGAGGCCCAGGTCGTCGAGCTCGCTGTCCTGGCTGATCACGAGCTCGGCGCCGCGTTCGGCCGCCTCGGCGCTCTTGCCCAGCAGCAGCGCGGCGAGCACCGGCTCGCGCACGGCGCCGACCACCCGGTCGGTCAGCTCCTGCGCGGCGCGCAGCTCCGCCGTGCCGAGCGCCACGGCCTGTTCGGTACGGCCCAGCTCCACCAGCGTGATGACGGTGTGCAGCCGGTTGGCGGCCTCGTGGGCGGCCGAGCGCAGCGAGTCGGCGAAGTCGCGCTCGGCGTCGAGCTGCCCGGTCAGCGCCTGGAGCTCGGTGTGGTCGCGCACGGTCACGACGGTGCCGAGCCGGCTGGCGGCGCTGTTGACCGCGAGGACGCGGTCGCCGACCAGGTGGACGCGCTCGTCGTCGTCGGCCAGCACCTCCGACAGGCCGAGCTCGTCCACGTGCCGCCCTTCGGCGTCGGCGGGCAGGCCGAGCAGCATCCGGGCGGCGTCGTTGCACAGCGTCAGCGTGCCGTCCTTGCCCACCAGTAGCAGGCCCTCCCGGACGGCGTGCAGGACGGCGTCGTGGTGCTCGTGGATGCGGCCCAGCTCCACCGGGCCGAGGCCGTGCGTCTGGCGGCGCAGCCGCGCGGTGACCAGCCACGTGCCGGCGGCGCCCAGCGAGAGCGCGAGCGCGACGATGAGGCCGCCCCAGGCGAGCTGGTCGCGGACCCTGGCGCTGATCTTGTTGATCGTGATGCCCGCGCTGACCAGCGCCCGCACCC
This region includes:
- a CDS encoding ATP-binding protein, with amino-acid sequence MRRWSLAGQMLVLQLLVVAVTVAGLAVLALVQAHELLTDEASSKARAVAVSVAASPSVLAALDDPNPSVRLQPYAERVRHQTGVDFITIMKPDGTRYTHPNPAEIGKHYLGHTERALAGETFTETYTGTLGESRRVVTPVMSDGRVRALVSAGITINKISARVRDQLAWGGLIVALALSLGAAGTWLVTARLRRQTHGLGPVELGRIHEHHDAVLHAVREGLLLVGKDGTLTLCNDAARMLLGLPADAEGRHVDELGLSEVLADDDERVHLVGDRVLAVNSAASRLGTVVTVRDHTELQALTGQLDAERDFADSLRSAAHEAANRLHTVITLVELGRTEQAVALGTAELRAAQELTDRVVGAVREPVLAALLLGKSAEAAERGAELVISQDSELDDLGLDPRELVTIVGNLIDNAIDAASRVEVHLSAGGGEVLIRVADNGPGPADPQAFEKGWTTKGDGRGLGLALVGQAVRRLGGTIDVKGSVFTVRLPVPERVR